The Geomonas agri genome contains the following window.
GACGCGGACGATGAGCACGAGAAGCTGCTGAGGGAACTCCCCACTCGGAGTTGGAACGGCAAGAATTACGTGGACCTCGCCGACGAAAAGGTGGTGGCGGATGCGATCCTCTCCCTGGCGCCGGAGACCAACGGCGAACTGGCGCACCGCGCGTACCAGAACCTGGAGAAGCGGGTCGGTAAGCCGCTCGCCCAGCTCGCGGCGGGCGCGCGCGAAATCCGGGTCAAGTGGGAGGACGTGACCCAGAAACCGCGCCGGGTGATCAACTCCCCGATCTGGAGCGGCCTGGTGAACGGCGGGCGACCCTACTCCCCGTACACGCTGAACGTGGAGCACCTGGTCCCCTGGCGCACGCTGTCGGGAAGGCAGTCGCTCTACCTGGACCACCCCTACTACCGCGAGTTCCACGAGGGGCTTCCGACCTTCAAGGGGAAACTGAACCCCGCGCTTTTGGACGAGACCGAGGGTGAGACCGGGCTGGTGCTGAACTTCCTGACGCCGCACGGCAAGTGGGGCATCCACTCGACCTACAGCGACAACCTGAGGATGCTCACCCTGTCGCGCGGCGGCCAGGCTGTGTGGCTGAACCACCTGGACGCGGCCGGGGCCGGCATCGAGGACAACGAGCAGATCGAGGTCTACAACTCAAACGGCGTGGTGGTCTGCCGCTCTATCGTATCCTCGAGGATCCCGAGAGGCGCCGCGGTAATGTACCACGCGCCGGAGCGGACACTGAATATCAAAAAGTCCAAGAAGAGCGGCAAACGCGGCGGCGTGCACAACAGCCTGTCGCGAATCCGGCTCAAGCCGACCCTGATGCTCGGGGGGTACGCCCAGTTCAGCTACTACTTCAACTACTGGGGCCCAACCGGCGTGAACCGCGACAGTTACGTGGTAGTCAGGAAACTGAAATAGGATCAAGGAGCCATATATGGATGTAAGAGCTCAGATAGTTATGGTGTTCAACCTGGACAAGTGCATCGGCTGCCACACCTGTTCCATTTCCTGCAAGAACATCTGGACCGACCGCAAGGGCGCCGAGTACATGTGGTGGAACAACGTCGAGACCAAACCCGGCGTCGGGTACCCGAGGCAATGGGAGGACCAGGAACGCTTCAAGGGCGGCTGGGTGGTCGACGGCAAGAAGCTGAAGCTGAAGGCGATGGGCAAAGGCCCTACCCTCGCCAACATGTTCTTCCAGCCCAACATGCCGAAGATCGAGGATTACTACGAACCGTTCGACTTCGACTACGGCAACCTTGTCGGCGCCAAGGAATCCAAAGACCAGCCGGTTGCCGAGGCATTCTCGCAGATTTCGGGAAAGAAGATCGATGACATCCAGGGCGGTCCCAACTGGGACGACGACCTCTCCGGCTCCCAGGTCTACGCCGCCAAGGACCTGAACCTCAAGGACAAGAAGGTGATCGAGTCCTACGATTCGATGTTCATGCAGTACCTGCCGCGCATCTGCAACCACTGCCTGAACCCTGCCTGCGTCGCCTCCTGCCCCTCCCGCGCCCTCTATAAACGTGGCGAGGACGGCATCGTGCTGGTGGACCAGGAGGTCTGCAAGGGGTGGCGCTTTTGTACCAGTGCCTGCCCGTACAAGAAGGTCTATTTCAACTGGAACACCGGCAAGGCGGAAAAGTGCATCTTCTGCTACCCGCGCGTGGAGACCGGTCAGTGCAACGCCTGCGCCCACAGCTGCGTCGGGCGCATCCGCTATGTGGGCGTCCTGCTCTATGACGCGGACGCAGTGGAGGCAGCCGCCCTCAAGGGGGATACCGAGCTCGTTGAGGCCCACCGAGACGTGATCCTCGACCCGCGCGACCCGGAAGTATGCCGCCTGGCACGTGAAAACGGGATCTCGGACCAGTGGCTGGACGCGGCGGCCGCCTCGCCGGTCTACGCGCTGGTGAAGGAATTCCGGATCGCGCTCCCGCTGCACCCGGAGTTCAGGACCCTCCCCATGGCGTACTACATCCCGTCCCTGTCGCCGGTACTCTCCACCTGGGGCGATACCCATAAGCTGCTGGAACACGGCATGATCCCGGCGCTGGAGACCCTGCGCGTTCCCATCGGCTACCTGGCAAGCCTCCTCTCCGCCGGCAACGAGGAGGTCATCGAGGAGACACTGAAGAAGC
Protein-coding sequences here:
- the narH gene encoding nitrate reductase subunit beta, which gives rise to MDVRAQIVMVFNLDKCIGCHTCSISCKNIWTDRKGAEYMWWNNVETKPGVGYPRQWEDQERFKGGWVVDGKKLKLKAMGKGPTLANMFFQPNMPKIEDYYEPFDFDYGNLVGAKESKDQPVAEAFSQISGKKIDDIQGGPNWDDDLSGSQVYAAKDLNLKDKKVIESYDSMFMQYLPRICNHCLNPACVASCPSRALYKRGEDGIVLVDQEVCKGWRFCTSACPYKKVYFNWNTGKAEKCIFCYPRVETGQCNACAHSCVGRIRYVGVLLYDADAVEAAALKGDTELVEAHRDVILDPRDPEVCRLARENGISDQWLDAAAASPVYALVKEFRIALPLHPEFRTLPMAYYIPSLSPVLSTWGDTHKLLEHGMIPALETLRVPIGYLASLLSAGNEEVIEETLKKLIAIRVQMRAENLGLPADPALLQEAGLDEAAAKRLYRLFTVAGYNERNVIPPQQREEQDPQLRKQEAGFGILKKTRGGSK